The following are from one region of the Falco biarmicus isolate bFalBia1 chromosome 1, bFalBia1.pri, whole genome shotgun sequence genome:
- the SVOP gene encoding synaptic vesicle 2-related protein isoform X5, translated as MVEDAVEAIGFGKFQWKLSVITGLAWMADAMEMMILSILAPQLHCEWRLPSWQVALLTSVVFVGMMSSSTLWGNISDQYGRKTGLKISVLWTLYYGILSGFAPVYSWILVLRGLVGFGIGGVPQSVTLYAEFLPMKARAKCILLIEVFWAIGTVFEVLLAVLVMPTLGWRWLLILSALPLLLFAVLCFWLPESARYDVLSGNQEKAIATLKRIATENGAPMPLGKLIISRQEDRGKMRDLFTPHFRWTTLLLWFIWFSNAFSYYGLVLLTTEFFQAGDVCSLSSRRKEVKAKCSLTCEYLTEEDYTDLLWTTLSEFPGVLVTLWIIDRIGRKKTMALSFFVFSFCSLLLFLCVGRNVLTVLLFIARAFISGGFQAAYVYTPEVYPTATRALGLGTCSGMARVGALITPFIAQVMLESSVYLTLVVYSGCCLLAAVASCFLPIETKGRGLQESSHREWGQEMVGRGSHSPGVTRSNSGSQE; from the exons ATGGTGGAAGATGCGGTGGAAGCCATTGGATTTGGAAAGTTCCAGTGGAAGCTCTCTGTTATTACTGGATTAGCATGG ATGGCAGATGCTATGGAAATGATGATTTTAAGTATCCTAGCTCCTCAGCTTCATTGTGAGTGGCGATTACCAAGCTGGCAGGTTGCATTGCTCACATCG GTGGTGTTTGTGGGAATGATGTCCAGCTCCACCCTCTGGGGAAACATTTCAGACCAGTACGGGAGAAAAACA GGCCTAAAGATCAGCGTGTTATGGACGCTCTATTATGGGATCCTCAGCGGTTTTGCACCAGTGTATAGCTGGATCTTGGTGCTGAGGGGCCTGGTGGGCTTTGGGATTGGAGGAGTGCCTCAGTC GGTAACCTTATATGCTGAATTCCTTCCAATGAAAGCcagagcaaaatgcattttattaataGAG GTCTTTTGGGCCATTGGGACTGTGTTTGAAGTCCTTCTAGCAGTGTTGGTGATGCCCACTCTTGGCTGGCGGTGGCTTCTCATTCTTTCTGCCCTCCCGCTTTTGCTCTTCGCTGTCCTGTGTTTT TGGCTGCCAGAAAGTGCCAGGTATGATGTATTATCTGgaaatcaagaaaaagcaattgCCACTTTAAAGCGGATAGCAACGGAAAATGGAGCTCCAATGCCTttgggaaaattaattatttccagACAG GAGGACCGAGGAAAAATGAGGGACCTTTTTACCCCCCATTTTAGATGGACCACCTTGTTACTCTGGTTTATATG gtTTTCCAATGCTTTTTCATATTATGGGTTAGTTTTATTAACTACGGAGTTCTTCCAAGCAGGAGACGTCTGCAGCC TATCCAGTAGAAGGAAAGAAGTTAAAGCAAAATGCAGCCTGACCTGTGAGTATCTGACAGAGGAAGACTACACTGACCTGCTCTGGACAACCCTGTCAGAATTCCCTG GTGTGTTGGTAACACTATGGATTATTGATCGGATAGGTCGCAAGAAAACCATGGCCCTGTCCTTTTTTGTCTTCTCATTTTGCagtcttctgctgtttctctgcgTTGGAAG AAATGTTCTTACTGTGCTGCTCTTCATTGCAAGAGCTTTTATTTCAGGAGGATTTCAGGCTGCTTATGTTTACACTCCTGAG GTTTATCCGACAGCCACGCGTGCGTTGGGCCTGGGAACGTGCAGTGGAATGGCGAGAGTGGGAGCCCTCATAACCCCCTTCATTGCCCAG GTGATGTTGGAATCTTCGGTCTATTTAACACTGGTGGTATACAGTGGATGttgcctgctggctgctgtggcttCCTGCTTCTTGCCCATCGAAACAAAAGGTCGTGGCTTACAGGAGTCCAGCCACAGGGAATGGGGACAGGAGATGGTTGGGAGAGGATCTCATTCCCCAGGGGTCACCAGGTCAAACTCTGGATCACAGGAATGA